A window from Streptomyces sp. NBC_00299 encodes these proteins:
- a CDS encoding ABC transporter substrate-binding protein gives MKRTTPAALLAAALVSTLVTGCGGDAAAGDDKHVTVTVGYQSKTINTVTAGTLLRSLGYFERELAARGKRDGVSYKVKWQDYATGAPITAQMTAGKIDIGSMGDFPLLINAARGKQLNRPTRLVSVTGYNLRGALNTVVTAPDSKLASLADLRGKNVSTSIGSAADGTLVRALQRAGLDPEKDIRKLNQQPSVGASALQAGSTDALSQFVAWPGLLAFQGKAKALYDGAELNLPTFHGVTVREDFAEQRPKVLDAFLAAQIEATRYLNEHPVQAAEKVAEATDLPPEVVYLYNGSGGIATFDPSVKPQLVSALKKDVSVLRSAKLVGDVDVDAFVDDGPIKRVYGKEYAERLAATPEPSRSEVWLKGEDSTRPFDSPAALLKFVAGHKDDVRAAYVPDATTGTRWYADKAVWVQDGKEPRPFVTASAARAYTQAHPGARTVSYATALEQAS, from the coding sequence ATGAAACGCACGACTCCCGCAGCACTGCTCGCGGCAGCTCTCGTCAGCACGCTCGTCACGGGCTGCGGCGGCGATGCGGCAGCCGGCGACGACAAGCACGTCACCGTCACCGTCGGCTACCAGTCCAAGACCATCAACACCGTCACCGCCGGCACCCTGCTGCGCTCGCTCGGATACTTCGAACGCGAACTCGCCGCCCGGGGCAAACGGGACGGCGTCTCCTACAAGGTCAAGTGGCAGGACTACGCCACGGGCGCGCCCATCACGGCGCAGATGACCGCGGGGAAGATCGACATCGGGTCCATGGGTGACTTCCCGCTGCTGATCAACGCCGCCCGCGGCAAACAGCTCAACCGTCCCACGCGGCTCGTCTCGGTCACCGGCTACAACCTGCGCGGCGCCCTCAACACCGTGGTCACGGCGCCCGACTCGAAGCTCGCCTCGCTGGCGGACCTGCGGGGCAAGAACGTGTCCACCAGCATCGGTTCGGCGGCCGACGGGACCCTCGTACGGGCGCTGCAGCGCGCCGGGCTCGACCCGGAGAAGGACATCCGCAAGCTCAACCAGCAGCCGTCGGTGGGCGCTTCGGCACTCCAGGCCGGCAGCACCGACGCCCTCTCGCAGTTCGTGGCCTGGCCCGGGCTGCTCGCCTTCCAGGGCAAGGCGAAGGCGCTGTACGACGGTGCGGAACTGAACCTGCCCACCTTCCACGGGGTGACGGTCCGTGAGGACTTCGCCGAGCAGCGTCCCAAGGTGCTCGACGCCTTCCTCGCCGCGCAGATCGAGGCGACGCGGTACCTGAACGAACACCCCGTCCAGGCCGCCGAGAAGGTTGCCGAGGCCACCGATCTGCCCCCGGAGGTCGTCTACCTCTACAACGGCAGCGGCGGCATCGCCACCTTCGACCCGAGCGTCAAGCCGCAGCTCGTCTCCGCGCTGAAGAAGGACGTGTCGGTGCTGCGCTCGGCGAAACTCGTCGGCGACGTGGACGTGGACGCCTTCGTCGACGACGGCCCGATCAAGCGCGTGTACGGCAAGGAGTACGCCGAGCGGCTCGCCGCCACCCCCGAGCCCTCGCGCAGCGAGGTGTGGCTCAAGGGCGAGGACAGCACCCGTCCCTTCGACTCGCCCGCCGCACTGCTGAAGTTCGTCGCCGGGCACAAGGACGACGTGCGCGCCGCCTATGTACCGGACGCCACCACCGGCACCCGCTGGTACGCGGACAAGGCGGTCTGGGTCCAGGACGGCAAGGAGCCGCGGCCGTTCGTCACCGCCTCCGCCGCCCGCGCGTACACCCAGGCACACCCGGGCGCCCG
- a CDS encoding GntR family transcriptional regulator: MPAERTREHTAPLAAARRRRLRADRARQLADLLRHLVLTGGFPSGVLPHEDVLATDYQVSRNTVRHALDLLRAEQLVERLPGVGTVVVAEKYSHGLDRLMGLAETLREHGQVSNEVRTMGPVAAPAPVAERLRLPTGTDVLYIERLRRLNGLPLSLDLTYLPLDIGSELIGADLENTDVFRLLEQITGQPLGHAEITLEAVNADAHSATVLEAPRGTAVLMLERLTHLCDGRPVDLEFIRFRGDRIAMSGLLRRSL; this comes from the coding sequence ATGCCAGCAGAACGAACCCGCGAGCACACCGCGCCGCTCGCCGCAGCCCGCCGCCGGCGGCTGCGTGCCGACCGGGCGCGGCAGCTCGCGGATCTGCTGCGGCACCTGGTGCTGACCGGGGGATTCCCCAGCGGCGTGCTGCCGCACGAGGACGTGCTCGCCACCGACTACCAGGTGTCACGGAACACCGTCCGGCACGCACTGGACCTGCTGCGCGCCGAGCAGCTCGTCGAGCGGCTGCCCGGCGTGGGCACCGTCGTCGTCGCCGAGAAGTACTCGCACGGCCTCGACCGGCTGATGGGACTCGCGGAGACCCTGCGGGAACACGGCCAGGTCAGCAACGAGGTACGCACCATGGGTCCGGTCGCAGCGCCCGCCCCCGTGGCCGAGCGACTGCGGCTGCCCACCGGCACCGACGTCCTCTACATCGAGCGGCTGCGCAGGCTGAACGGGCTGCCGCTCTCCCTCGACCTCACCTATCTGCCGCTGGACATCGGCAGTGAGCTGATCGGCGCCGACCTGGAGAACACCGACGTCTTCCGGTTGCTGGAGCAGATCACCGGGCAGCCGCTCGGGCACGCGGAGATCACCCTGGAGGCCGTCAACGCCGACGCGCACTCCGCCACCGTCCTGGAAGCACCGCGCGGCACCGCCGTGCTGATGCTGGAGCGCCTCACCCACCTGTGCGACGGAAGGCCCGTGGACCTGGAGTTCATCCGGTTCCGCGGGGACCGGATCGCGATGAGCGGCCTGCTGCGCCGCTCCCTCTGA
- a CDS encoding 4Fe-4S dicluster domain-containing protein → MPLVPQRADVPVTVDESKCIDGCTLCVDMCPLDSLAINPDSGKAYMHVDECWYCGPCATRCPTGAVTVNMPYLLR, encoded by the coding sequence ATGCCCTTGGTGCCCCAGCGGGCCGACGTGCCCGTGACCGTCGACGAGTCGAAGTGCATCGACGGCTGCACGCTCTGTGTCGACATGTGTCCGCTTGACTCCCTGGCGATCAACCCCGACAGCGGCAAGGCGTACATGCACGTCGACGAGTGCTGGTACTGCGGCCCTTGCGCCACCCGCTGCCCCACCGGGGCCGTCACGGTCAACATGCCCTACCTGCTGCGGTGA
- a CDS encoding RNA polymerase sigma factor has product MTATDVEAVFRAEYGRAVAVLVRFLGDIDLAEEAVQDAFATALRRWPETGVPPSPAGWIITTARNRAVDRLRREATRTERHAQAALLHTADAPPEEGPVRDDRLRLIFTCCHPALAVQAQVALTLRLLGGLSTAQIARAFLVPEPTMAQRLVRAKAKIRNAGIPYRVPRDADLPDRLAGVLAVVYLVFNQGYEGEAGLCAEAVRLGRLLAELMPDEPEVTGLLALMLLVESRRPARQDDAGELVPLPEQDRGRWDRELTAEGQSLVRRCLRLGRPGPYQIQAAIQAVHSDAPTSQATDWYQIRQLYDHLLAVAPSPVVALNRAVAVAEVDGPAPALDLVDALDLDGYHVLHAVRADLLRRLGRPTEAVREYDWALALAENPAERAYLERRRRELVRR; this is encoded by the coding sequence ATGACGGCCACGGACGTCGAAGCCGTCTTCCGCGCGGAGTACGGCCGCGCGGTCGCCGTACTCGTCCGCTTCCTCGGCGACATCGACCTCGCCGAGGAAGCGGTCCAGGACGCCTTCGCCACCGCCCTGCGGCGCTGGCCGGAGACCGGCGTGCCGCCGAGCCCCGCCGGCTGGATCATCACCACCGCCCGCAACCGCGCCGTCGACCGGCTGCGCCGCGAGGCCACCAGGACCGAACGTCACGCCCAGGCCGCCCTGTTGCACACCGCCGACGCACCTCCCGAGGAGGGCCCCGTGCGCGACGACCGGCTCCGGCTCATCTTCACCTGCTGCCACCCCGCCCTCGCCGTCCAGGCGCAAGTCGCCCTCACCCTGCGTCTGCTGGGCGGGCTCAGCACCGCGCAGATCGCGCGCGCCTTCCTGGTGCCGGAGCCGACGATGGCCCAGCGGCTGGTGCGGGCCAAGGCGAAGATCCGCAACGCCGGCATCCCGTACCGCGTGCCCCGCGACGCCGACCTGCCGGACCGGCTCGCGGGGGTGCTGGCCGTCGTCTACCTGGTCTTCAACCAGGGGTACGAGGGGGAGGCGGGCCTGTGTGCGGAAGCCGTACGCCTCGGTCGTCTGCTGGCCGAACTCATGCCGGACGAGCCCGAGGTGACGGGGCTGCTCGCGCTGATGCTCCTCGTCGAGTCCCGCCGGCCCGCCCGGCAGGACGACGCCGGGGAGCTCGTACCGCTGCCGGAACAGGACCGTGGCCGCTGGGACCGTGAACTGACCGCCGAGGGACAGTCGCTGGTCCGCCGGTGTCTGCGCCTGGGCAGGCCGGGGCCGTACCAGATCCAGGCCGCGATCCAGGCGGTGCACAGCGACGCGCCGACCTCGCAGGCCACGGACTGGTACCAGATCCGGCAGCTCTACGACCACCTGCTGGCCGTCGCTCCCAGCCCCGTCGTGGCGCTGAACCGGGCCGTCGCCGTGGCCGAGGTCGACGGCCCGGCTCCGGCCCTCGACCTCGTGGACGCGCTGGATCTCGACGGCTACCACGTCCTGCACGCCGTCCGCGCGGACCTGCTGCGCCGCCTGGGCCGCCCCACGGAGGCCGTGCGAGAGTACGACTGGGCCCTCGCACTGGCGGAGAACCCCGCCGAGCGCGCGTACCTCGAACGCCGCCGTCGAGAACTGGTCCGCAGATGA